The following proteins are encoded in a genomic region of candidate division WOR-3 bacterium:
- a CDS encoding linear amide C-N hydrolase gives MVIACLWLKEAEYPDPDDRPCLNDLQWIQYQLDNFSTVEEVVNSDLSLRIDPGSVPLHFLVCDKTGACATVEYLDKELVYDYMVGSHKALTNDIYKYSLDYFTAYGSMFGNENNLMFYEDSVEDLSLAAFCILMNRLKGYSPDNFVSVIDFAFNLLKSVKYGDFSKWSIVYDLENMKVHFFTSQSEEIKSIDLKELDFSATTPVLIMDINETSEGEVNEKFSKYTIEANRALIETAYRSTPFLKDTPSEILDLISEYPETTKETEP, from the coding sequence TTGGTCATTGCCTGCCTGTGGCTTAAAGAAGCGGAGTATCCTGATCCCGACGACAGGCCTTGTCTGAATGACCTTCAGTGGATACAATACCAGCTCGACAATTTCAGCACTGTCGAAGAAGTGGTCAACAGCGACCTTAGTTTACGTATTGATCCCGGGTCTGTGCCCCTTCACTTTCTTGTTTGCGATAAAACCGGTGCCTGTGCGACTGTAGAATATTTAGATAAAGAACTTGTCTACGACTATATGGTGGGTTCTCATAAAGCGCTTACAAACGACATCTATAAATACTCACTGGATTATTTCACGGCATACGGGAGTATGTTCGGCAACGAGAACAATCTCATGTTTTATGAAGATTCAGTGGAAGACCTTTCACTAGCGGCTTTTTGTATCCTGATGAATAGATTGAAGGGTTATTCCCCTGATAATTTCGTTTCGGTTATTGACTTCGCTTTCAACTTGTTGAAAAGTGTTAAATACGGTGATTTCTCAAAGTGGAGCATTGTCTATGACCTTGAAAACATGAAAGTTCATTTTTTCACATCTCAATCCGAAGAAATCAAATCCATTGATTTAAAAGAATTAGACTTTTCAGCGACTACACCTGTTCTTATTATGGACATAAACGAAACCTCTGAAGGCGAAGTAAACGAAAAGTTCTCCAAATACACCATAGAGGCTAACAGAGCTCTCATCGAAACCGCTTATAGGAGCACCCCTTTCCTGAAGGACACCCCCTCTGAAATACTCGATCTGATATCTGAATATCCGGAAACAACAAAAGAAACAGAGCCTTAA
- a CDS encoding helix-turn-helix transcriptional regulator, with protein MQEKIILGFLMGGEKTGYQIKKEMESSTQFIFNTSPGSIYPAFKKLEKMKLVEARQIIQSGRLKNIYYIKPTGREAFLDWMRSPSCKTQIFLLKMFFFSLLDKKSRAETTVNFLECLKKELAELKSLDKKMEDYDNDPFSIQTLKYGIAHLTFLEEWFEKFSNNL; from the coding sequence AAAAGACGGGTTATCAGATTAAAAAAGAAATGGAATCGAGCACTCAGTTTATTTTCAACACAAGCCCCGGCAGTATATACCCGGCTTTTAAAAAGCTGGAAAAGATGAAATTAGTCGAGGCCAGACAAATAATCCAATCTGGAAGGTTGAAAAATATCTATTATATAAAACCTACCGGAAGAGAAGCATTCCTCGACTGGATGAGATCTCCATCCTGCAAAACTCAAATATTTCTTTTGAAAATGTTTTTCTTTTCATTATTAGACAAAAAAAGCAGAGCTGAAACGACAGTTAACTTCCTGGAGTGCTTGAAAAAAGAACTTGCGGAACTAAAAAGTTTAGATAAAAAAATGGAGGATTATGACAACGACCCTTTTTCTATTCAGACATTGAAATACGGCATCGCTCATCTGACCTTTTTGGAGGAATGGTTCGAAAAATTTTCAAATAACTTGTGA